The genomic segment TGGTCTTCATCTACATCTGGGCGGGGCCCCACCACCTCCACTACACCGCGCTGCCCTCGTGGGCGTCGACCCTCGGGATGTTGTTCTCGATCATGTTGTGGATGCCGTCCTGGGGGGGGATGGTCAACGGCCTGCTGACCCTGCGGGGCGCCTGGAACAAGGTCGCCGAGGACCCGATCCTCAAGTTCTTCGTCGTCGCGGTGACGTTCTACGGAATGTCCACCTTCGAGGGGCCGCTGCTCTCCATCAAGAGCGTGAACGCCCTCTCGCACTACACCGACTGGACGATCGCGCACGTGCACGGCGGGGCGCTCGGCTGGGTCGGCTTCATGACCTTCGGGATGGTGTACTGGCTGCTCCCGCGCCTGTTCCAGGCGCCGCTTTGGAGCCGCAAGGCCGCCGAGATCCACTTCTGGACCTCGACGATCGGCATCCTGCTCTACATCGTCGCGATCTACGCCGCCGGGCTCACGCAGGGGCTGATGTGGCGCGCCTTCGACGAGGGCGGCCGCCTCGCCTACCCCGACTTCGTCGAAACCGTGATGCGGCTGATGCCGATGTACTGGCTGCGCGTGGGCGGCGGGGTGCTCTACGTCGCCGGTGTGGTGATCTGCATGGTCAACGCGATCCTGACGTGGCGGTCGCGGCCCGCGCGCTACGAGGAGCCCGTCCACCGGGCCCCGGCCCTCTCGCGCGACTACGTCGACCACGAGCCCGGCTCGAAGCTCAAGCAGTCCGGCGCCCCGGTGGCCGGGTTCGCCTACACTCTCGAGCGTTTCGTCGGCGCCGCCTGGCACCGCCGGTGGGAGCGCCTCCCGCTGACCTTCACGGTCTGGACGACGGTCGCCGTCGTCACCGCGTCGCTCTTCGAGATCGTCCCCACCTTCCTCATCCGCTCCAACGTCCCCACGATCGCGGCCGTGAAGCCCTACACCCCGCTCGAGGCGGCGGGGCGCGACGTGTACATCGCCGAGGGGTGCAACAACTGCCACTCGCAGATGGTGCGGCCGATCCACAGCGAGACGCAGCGTTACGGCGAGTACTCGAAGCCGGGCGAGTTCGTCTACGACCACCCGTTCCTGTGGGGCTCGCGTCGCATCGGCCCCGATCTCCACCGCGTGGGCGGGAAGTACCCGAACCTCTGGCACGTCCGCCACTTCGAGAACCCGCCCGCGGTCACGCCGAACTCGATCATGCCGCGGTACCCGTGGCTGCTGAAGGACACGATCGACTTCACCTCCCTCGCGCCGCGCCTGAAGGCGCTGCGCGCGGTCGGCGTCCCCTACGACGACGCCGCGATCGCGGGGGCGGAGTCCCTCGCGAAGACCCAGGCGGCGAAGATCGCCGCGGACGTCGAGACGCAGGGCGGCCCCGCCGGGCTCGAGGACAAGCAGGTGGTCGCGCTGATCGCCTACCTGCAGCGCCTCGGGACCGACATCAAGCTCGCGGCGCCGGCGGCGGCCCCGGCGCCGCCCGTCGCCGCCGCCGGGGCGAGCGCACGATGAGCCTCACCGACATCATGAGCGAGGCGAACCTGCACTTCTGGGCGGAAGTCGCCCTGGTGATGTTCGTCGTGCTGTTCGTCGGCGTCGTGCTCTACGTCTTCTCCCGCCGGAACCGCGCCGCGTTCGATCGCGCCAGCCGCCTGCCGCTCGACGACGCCCCGACCGAAACGGGCGTCCAGGAGAACCCTCGACATGAGCGCCGTTGATCCCGAGAAGCTGCTCGACCACGAATACGACGGCATCCAGGAGTACGACAACCCCCTGCCGGGGTGGTGGCAGCTGCTGTTCTGGGGGACGATCGTGTTCTCGGCCGTCTACATGCTCTATTACCACGCGGGCGAGGGGCGGTCCGAGCTCCAGCAATACGAGGCGGACATGCTGGCGCTGGGCGAGATGCAGGCGAAAGAGGCGCTCTCCGCCGGGCCGGTGACCGATGCGACGCTCGAGGGGCTGCGGGCCAACCAGGGAATGATGCTCGGCGCGCGGCAGCTGTTCGTCTCGAAGTGCGCGACGTGCCACGGCGAGAACGGCGAGGGGAAGATCGGCCCGAACCTCACCGACGACTACTGGCTGCACGGCGGCCTGCCGACGAACATCCACAAGACGATCACCGACGGGGTCCCGGCGAAGGGGATGATCAGCTGGAAGCAGC from the Candidatus Polarisedimenticolaceae bacterium genome contains:
- the ccoN gene encoding cytochrome-c oxidase, cbb3-type subunit I, which encodes MNTSPRLESFVYDDAIVRKFLFATLLWGIVGTLAGVVIALQLAVPALNFDLPFLTFGRLRPLHTNAVIFAFAGNAIFTGVYYSCQRLLKTRMFSDALSAIHFWGWQLIIVLAAITLPLGFTSAKEYAELEWPIDILIALVWVVFAVNVFGTIARRRERHLYVAIWFYIATLIAIAVLHIFNSLEMPASLLKSYSVYAGVQDAFMQWWYGHNAVAFFLTTPFLGLMYYFMPKAADRPVFSYKLSILHFWTLVFIYIWAGPHHLHYTALPSWASTLGMLFSIMLWMPSWGGMVNGLLTLRGAWNKVAEDPILKFFVVAVTFYGMSTFEGPLLSIKSVNALSHYTDWTIAHVHGGALGWVGFMTFGMVYWLLPRLFQAPLWSRKAAEIHFWTSTIGILLYIVAIYAAGLTQGLMWRAFDEGGRLAYPDFVETVMRLMPMYWLRVGGGVLYVAGVVICMVNAILTWRSRPARYEEPVHRAPALSRDYVDHEPGSKLKQSGAPVAGFAYTLERFVGAAWHRRWERLPLTFTVWTTVAVVTASLFEIVPTFLIRSNVPTIAAVKPYTPLEAAGRDVYIAEGCNNCHSQMVRPIHSETQRYGEYSKPGEFVYDHPFLWGSRRIGPDLHRVGGKYPNLWHVRHFENPPAVTPNSIMPRYPWLLKDTIDFTSLAPRLKALRAVGVPYDDAAIAGAESLAKTQAAKIAADVETQGGPAGLEDKQVVALIAYLQRLGTDIKLAAPAAAPAPPVAAAGASAR
- a CDS encoding CcoQ/FixQ family Cbb3-type cytochrome c oxidase assembly chaperone, translated to MSLTDIMSEANLHFWAEVALVMFVVLFVGVVLYVFSRRNRAAFDRASRLPLDDAPTETGVQENPRHERR
- a CDS encoding cbb3-type cytochrome c oxidase N-terminal domain-containing protein, producing the protein MSAVDPEKLLDHEYDGIQEYDNPLPGWWQLLFWGTIVFSAVYMLYYHAGEGRSELQQYEADMLALGEMQAKEALSAGPVTDATLEGLRANQGMMLGARQLFVSKCATCHGENGEGKIGPNLTDDYWLHGGLPTNIHKTITDGVPAKGMISWKQQLRPGEIAALAAYVTTLHGTNPANPKEPQGERFTAPPAAAGAPAAPTPPEATKGAKE